A genomic stretch from Chitinophaga lutea includes:
- a CDS encoding response regulator — MNSIPDLRVILIDDNDIDLLLHERLISIQQISRTILAFSNANKALEFLSSNITLPHIPPTVILLDIQMPEMDGFEFLRSFDSYPKKIKNQCYIIMVSSSLDFGDISRTNANPLVIRLLKKPLQPKELKEVIEGIFKEQ; from the coding sequence ATGAATTCGATTCCTGATCTGCGCGTCATACTGATCGATGATAACGACATCGATCTGCTGCTGCATGAACGGCTGATATCCATTCAGCAGATCAGCAGAACGATCCTGGCATTCAGCAATGCCAACAAAGCGCTCGAATTCCTATCGAGCAACATCACCCTGCCCCACATCCCTCCCACGGTCATCCTGCTCGACATCCAGATGCCGGAAATGGACGGATTCGAATTCCTGCGGTCTTTCGACTCCTATCCTAAAAAGATCAAGAACCAGTGTTACATCATCATGGTGTCGTCGTCGCTCGACTTCGGGGATATCTCCCGCACCAACGCCAACCCGCTGGTGATAAGGCTTTTAAAGAAGCCCCTGCAGCCCAAGGAGCTGAAAGAAGTGATCGAAGGCATTTTCAAGGAGCAATAA
- a CDS encoding response regulator, translated as MYNKQHPVSLLIIEDHLLMQEGIRSLLANNPDIALAGSFTHGLEALAFLETQPADVVLLDISLPDISGIELCRRIRQLDKSIRILALSASAERTIILQMLQNGANGYMLKNTSSAALTDAIKQLIDKRIVLGADVQEILAAGGSPGPGEIPHLTRREKEVLRLIAGGLTNPQIASTLAISILTAETHRKNIMQKLKVNNAAALIKAAIDYSLL; from the coding sequence ATGTACAACAAACAACACCCGGTATCGCTACTGATCATTGAAGACCACCTCCTGATGCAGGAAGGCATCAGATCGCTGCTGGCCAATAACCCGGACATCGCACTAGCCGGCAGTTTTACGCATGGGCTCGAAGCGCTGGCTTTCCTGGAAACGCAGCCTGCGGACGTGGTGCTGCTCGATATCAGCCTGCCGGACATCAGCGGCATCGAGCTTTGCCGGCGGATCAGGCAGCTCGACAAGTCCATCCGGATCCTGGCGCTGAGCGCATCCGCCGAACGCACCATTATCCTGCAGATGCTGCAGAACGGCGCCAATGGCTACATGCTGAAAAACACATCGTCCGCCGCCCTCACCGACGCCATCAAACAGCTGATCGACAAACGCATCGTACTGGGCGCCGACGTGCAGGAAATCCTGGCTGCCGGCGGCAGTCCCGGGCCCGGTGAAATCCCCCATTTGACGCGCCGCGAAAAAGAAGTGCTGCGGCTGATCGCCGGCGGCCTCACCAACCCGCAGATCGCATCCACGCTTGCCATCAGCATTCTCACGGCCGAGACCCACCGGAAGAACATCATGCAGAAACTGAAAGTCAACAACGCCGCCGCGCTGATCAAGGCCGCCATCGACTATTCCCTGCTCTGA
- a CDS encoding GIY-YIG nuclease family protein translates to MACKRSAVRTRYPPQNSALTVTGKGFLFVKPARMSIFYVYILYSFGSNKYYIGHTGNLEKRLEISRPPYRATFLRKAGNPPSFSLHPEKNILP, encoded by the coding sequence ATGGCATGCAAGAGGTCAGCGGTTCGAACCCGCTATCCTCCACAGAATTCAGCCCTTACCGTCACAGGTAAGGGCTTTTTGTTTGTTAAACCTGCAAGAATGAGCATCTTTTATGTGTATATTCTCTACTCCTTCGGTAGTAACAAGTATTACATCGGCCATACCGGCAATCTTGAAAAAAGACTAGAGATCTCCCGGCCTCCGTATCGAGCGACATTTTTGCGGAAAGCCGGTAATCCTCCCAGCTTCTCTTTGCATCCTGAAAAGAATATCCTACCTTAA
- a CDS encoding sensor histidine kinase, translating into MKLLNKTVRYYFLLSVIVLLVAIPVFYFVLKKIVIANVDARLVATKTQLIPRLQVMEFKNGEPVLGNDITLEKAAPNTGRDSLYTADTYRLLTSHLVINRETYRLRIKSSIANHERLITSIIILQVLLLTFLLAGLLLVNRSLSRKVWDPFYKTLQKLRAYKVDDPGPLQLAPSSINEFAELNTALEQLAERSRQAYIAQKEFAENASHEMRTPLAIFQGKLELLMQTDPLSEEQAGLITDLATASQRMARLNKGLILLTRIQNGQFPETENVSVRRTAENLLEQYQPQLQQKELTVQREWTNDLSVSVNPTLMEVLLGNLLANAIRHNIPRGNIIVRLAAGTFTVQNTGQPFALPEERIFHRFSKQSTDADSMGLGLEIVRKICDLYGFSITYQYAHPLHTFRVQMQQA; encoded by the coding sequence ATGAAACTGCTGAATAAAACCGTGCGATATTATTTCCTGCTGTCGGTCATTGTACTGCTGGTGGCGATTCCCGTGTTTTATTTCGTGTTGAAAAAAATAGTGATCGCTAACGTGGATGCGCGGCTGGTAGCCACCAAAACCCAGCTGATACCGCGTTTGCAGGTGATGGAATTCAAAAACGGCGAGCCCGTGCTGGGCAACGATATTACCCTCGAAAAGGCGGCGCCGAACACGGGCCGCGACTCCCTGTACACGGCGGATACCTACCGCCTGCTCACGTCGCACCTCGTTATCAACCGCGAAACCTACCGCCTCCGGATCAAATCATCCATCGCCAACCACGAAAGGCTCATCACCAGCATCATCATTCTCCAGGTACTACTGCTCACATTCCTGCTGGCGGGTTTACTGCTCGTCAACCGGAGCCTTTCGCGCAAAGTGTGGGATCCTTTTTACAAAACCCTGCAGAAACTGCGCGCGTATAAGGTAGACGACCCGGGGCCGTTGCAGCTGGCGCCGTCTTCCATCAACGAATTCGCCGAACTGAACACCGCCCTGGAGCAACTGGCGGAACGCAGCCGCCAGGCATATATCGCACAGAAGGAATTTGCTGAAAATGCCTCGCACGAAATGCGCACGCCATTGGCCATCTTCCAGGGAAAACTGGAACTGCTGATGCAAACGGATCCGTTGTCGGAAGAACAGGCGGGCCTCATCACGGATCTGGCCACGGCCAGCCAGCGTATGGCGCGCCTCAATAAAGGCCTCATCCTGCTCACCCGCATCCAGAACGGACAGTTCCCCGAAACGGAAAACGTATCCGTCCGCCGGACCGCCGAAAACCTCCTCGAACAATACCAGCCGCAGCTACAGCAGAAAGAGCTGACGGTGCAGCGTGAATGGACAAACGACCTCTCGGTATCCGTCAATCCCACCCTCATGGAAGTACTCCTGGGGAACCTGCTGGCCAATGCTATCCGCCACAACATCCCCCGCGGCAACATCATCGTAAGGCTCGCCGCCGGCACCTTCACCGTGCAGAACACCGGCCAACCCTTCGCCTTGCCGGAAGAGCGCATTTTTCACCGTTTCAGCAAACAAAGCACCGATGCGGACAGCATGGGGCTGGGGCTGGAGATCGTGCGCAAAATCTGCGACCTGTACGGCTTCAGCATTACTTACCAGTACGCTCATCCGCTGCATACGTTCCGGGTGCAGATGCAGCAGGCGTGA
- a CDS encoding sensor histidine kinase, producing MKNNRIRILYIDDEVHNLNAFRANFRRSYEIYTANSAAEGMQVLKGIEVHIIIADQKMPTTTGVEFFHEIKDILPDPIRILLTGYTDVEDIIDAINKGHIFSYIKKPWDEHELFKTINNAYEIYSARKQLKEKVLELEKTNDELNRFIYSTSHDLRAPLMSVQGIINLSRLDNSMTDPQGYMGMIEVCITRLDSFIQKIIEYYRNSRLDLEFEKIDFAALINDCIDTFKHQNTTIRFNVKIDQHVPFKGDFFRISVILNNLISNAVKYQKPDESSPQVNLSVKVEPHKATIRIEDNGIGILSEHLSNIFKMFFRSKNNNKPGSGIGLYIVKEALNKIGGTIGVDSRYGEGTQFEISIPNRNEFDS from the coding sequence ATGAAAAATAACCGTATCAGGATCCTGTACATCGACGACGAAGTACATAACCTCAATGCATTCCGCGCCAATTTCAGGCGCAGCTATGAGATCTATACCGCCAACTCGGCGGCGGAGGGAATGCAGGTACTGAAGGGCATCGAAGTGCATATCATTATTGCCGACCAGAAAATGCCGACCACCACCGGCGTTGAGTTCTTCCATGAAATAAAAGACATTCTGCCGGATCCCATCCGCATTCTCCTCACGGGTTATACGGATGTGGAAGATATCATCGACGCCATCAACAAGGGCCATATCTTTTCCTATATCAAAAAACCATGGGACGAGCATGAGCTGTTCAAAACCATCAACAACGCCTATGAGATCTATTCGGCCCGCAAACAGCTGAAAGAAAAGGTGCTGGAGCTGGAAAAGACCAACGACGAGCTCAACCGTTTCATCTATTCCACTTCGCACGACCTCCGCGCGCCGCTGATGAGCGTACAGGGCATCATCAACCTCAGCCGGCTCGACAACAGCATGACCGACCCGCAGGGGTACATGGGCATGATCGAAGTGTGCATCACCCGTCTCGACAGTTTCATACAGAAGATAATTGAGTATTACCGCAATTCGCGCCTCGACCTGGAGTTCGAGAAAATCGATTTTGCCGCGCTGATCAATGATTGTATCGACACTTTCAAGCATCAGAACACCACCATCCGGTTCAACGTCAAAATCGATCAGCACGTACCGTTCAAGGGCGATTTTTTCCGTATCAGCGTTATACTGAACAATCTCATATCCAACGCCGTTAAATATCAGAAGCCCGATGAATCGAGCCCGCAGGTCAACCTGTCTGTAAAAGTAGAGCCGCATAAGGCCACTATCAGGATAGAAGACAATGGTATCGGTATTTTGAGCGAGCACCTGAGCAACATTTTTAAAATGTTCTTCCGCTCGAAAAACAACAACAAGCCCGGCAGCGGTATTGGTTTATACATTGTGAAAGAGGCGCTGAACAAAATCGGAGGCACCATTGGGGTGGACTCCAGGTACGGAGAGGGCACTCAATTTGAAATCTCTATCCCGAACAGAAATGAATTCGATTCCTGA
- a CDS encoding response regulator transcription factor, which yields MKILIIEDESALGKSIAAYLEAESYTCELAPDKKTALDKIEAFDYDCILLDISLPDGNGLQVLEVLKKNLKTEGVIIISARDGIDDRIRGLQLGADDYLTKPFHFSELSARIAAVIRRRRFAGNQVLEAEGLQLDPQARTVKVEQIPVDLTKKEYDLLLYLLTNRNRVISKQAIAEHLSGDGEGLFDNYDFIYAHMKNLKKKLLQAGWTDRIKAIYGMGYKMEVP from the coding sequence ATGAAGATCCTCATCATTGAAGACGAATCAGCGCTTGGTAAAAGTATCGCCGCCTACCTGGAAGCGGAAAGTTATACCTGCGAACTGGCGCCGGACAAAAAAACGGCACTGGATAAAATCGAGGCATTCGACTATGACTGCATCCTGCTCGACATTTCCCTGCCCGACGGCAATGGCCTGCAGGTGCTGGAAGTGCTGAAAAAAAACCTCAAAACGGAAGGCGTCATCATTATTTCCGCCCGCGACGGCATCGACGACCGCATCCGGGGCCTTCAGCTGGGGGCAGACGATTATCTCACGAAACCTTTCCACTTCTCCGAACTGAGCGCGCGCATCGCCGCTGTTATCCGCCGCCGCCGCTTTGCTGGCAATCAGGTGCTGGAAGCCGAAGGCCTGCAGCTCGACCCGCAGGCCCGCACGGTGAAAGTGGAGCAAATACCGGTAGACCTCACCAAAAAGGAATACGATTTGCTGCTCTACCTGCTCACCAACCGCAACCGCGTGATCTCCAAACAGGCCATCGCGGAACATTTGTCGGGAGACGGGGAGGGGCTGTTCGATAACTATGATTTTATCTACGCCCATATGAAGAACCTGAAGAAAAAACTGCTGCAGGCGGGCTGGACAGACCGTATCAAGGCGATTTACGGGATGGGGTATAAAATGGAAGTTCCCTGA
- a CDS encoding sensor histidine kinase, producing the protein MVLLILCLQVQLATFAEEPRVVYNDSSKLMQIGRYLELFRDSTNQLTIDQVRKQAFTAAGTDVPNLQISPFSNWARFVITNETGLNRLMLEVEYPTIDEITLYEVSPGGGYKIVELGQFQPYKNRPYDHQNYIFPLDLARGESREFYLKVKAGEQAQLPMYLGGESALNAKNNERNFIFGLYIGIILVMALYNLFIYLTIRDRSYLVYVSYIVCVGLTQASQQGYTFRFLWPNNIWLATHDTLIIPILNGITAALFIQSFLHTREKYKLGHNILTGVIVAYSLVFIPTFLDKYFIANMMAQMIAMAASLLAIFVGYKVARRGFIPARYFLVAWSIFLTSVCIFVLRNFNILPYNDFTYYALQVGSAAEVTLLSFALANKINIYRKEKEESQAMALRISQENEQLVREQNVILEAKVLERTEALQNSNVELNKALSNLKEAQTQLVEAEKMASLGQLTAGIAHEINNPINFVTSNIKPLKLDFEDLKNLLKRYEAIKSPDNIEEKLADIEQFKQQIDIDYVHSEIDTLIRGIEDGANRTAEIVKGLRTFSRLDESDLKFVDLHEGLNSTMVLLRNNIPKNVEVIYNYGELPKIECFAGKLNQVFLNIINNALNAIKMKPEQGQESLTISTRYLEADKLVSISIKDSGIGMTDKVKEKIFEPFFTTKDVGEGTGLGLSIVFSIIEKHHGRILVESEPGKGAEFIIYLPLHVPIVPSVQSQSQSQMS; encoded by the coding sequence TTGGTTTTATTAATCCTCTGCCTGCAGGTGCAACTGGCCACCTTTGCAGAGGAGCCCCGCGTCGTTTATAACGACAGTTCAAAGCTGATGCAGATAGGCCGGTACCTTGAATTATTCCGTGACAGCACCAACCAGCTGACGATCGACCAGGTCCGGAAACAGGCCTTTACGGCTGCCGGAACCGACGTGCCCAACCTCCAGATTTCCCCGTTCAGCAACTGGGCCCGCTTTGTGATCACCAACGAAACCGGGCTCAACCGGCTCATGCTGGAAGTGGAATACCCCACTATCGACGAAATCACCCTCTATGAAGTGTCGCCCGGCGGCGGATACAAAATAGTGGAGCTGGGCCAGTTCCAGCCGTATAAAAACCGCCCGTACGACCATCAGAACTATATTTTCCCGCTTGATCTTGCCCGTGGCGAAAGCCGGGAATTTTACCTGAAGGTAAAAGCCGGCGAGCAGGCGCAGCTGCCCATGTACCTTGGCGGCGAAAGCGCCCTCAACGCCAAAAACAACGAGCGTAACTTCATTTTCGGGCTGTACATTGGCATCATCCTCGTGATGGCGTTGTATAACCTTTTCATTTATCTCACCATCCGCGACCGGAGCTACCTCGTTTACGTCAGCTACATCGTTTGCGTGGGCCTCACACAGGCCTCACAGCAGGGTTACACCTTCCGGTTCCTCTGGCCCAACAACATCTGGCTGGCCACCCATGATACCCTCATTATCCCGATCCTGAACGGTATCACGGCGGCTCTGTTCATACAGTCGTTCCTGCACACCCGCGAAAAATACAAACTCGGCCACAACATCCTCACCGGTGTGATCGTGGCATATTCGCTGGTGTTCATCCCCACCTTCCTCGACAAATATTTCATCGCCAACATGATGGCGCAGATGATCGCCATGGCGGCTTCGCTGCTGGCTATTTTTGTGGGGTACAAGGTGGCGCGCCGGGGTTTCATACCGGCTCGCTACTTCCTGGTGGCCTGGAGCATCTTCCTCACCAGCGTGTGTATTTTCGTGCTGCGCAACTTCAACATACTGCCGTATAACGACTTTACCTACTACGCCCTGCAGGTAGGCTCGGCGGCCGAAGTCACCCTGCTGTCTTTCGCCCTGGCCAACAAGATCAACATCTACCGCAAGGAAAAAGAAGAATCGCAGGCCATGGCCCTGCGCATATCGCAGGAAAACGAACAGCTGGTACGCGAACAGAACGTGATTTTGGAAGCCAAGGTGCTGGAAAGAACCGAGGCCCTGCAAAACAGCAACGTGGAACTGAACAAGGCCCTCAGCAACCTGAAGGAAGCCCAGACCCAGCTGGTGGAAGCCGAAAAAATGGCCTCCCTTGGCCAGCTCACAGCCGGTATTGCGCATGAGATCAATAATCCCATTAACTTTGTTACATCGAATATCAAACCGCTGAAGCTCGATTTTGAAGACCTCAAAAACCTGCTCAAACGCTATGAAGCCATCAAATCCCCGGATAACATCGAGGAGAAACTGGCCGATATTGAGCAGTTCAAACAGCAGATTGATATCGATTACGTTCACAGCGAAATAGACACTTTGATCCGCGGCATCGAAGACGGCGCCAACCGTACCGCCGAAATCGTAAAAGGCCTGCGCACGTTCAGCCGCCTCGACGAGAGCGACCTGAAGTTCGTAGACCTCCATGAAGGGCTTAACTCCACCATGGTGCTGCTGCGGAACAACATCCCCAAAAACGTGGAAGTGATCTATAACTACGGTGAGCTCCCCAAAATCGAATGTTTCGCCGGGAAACTGAACCAGGTGTTCCTCAACATCATCAACAACGCCCTGAACGCCATTAAAATGAAACCGGAACAGGGCCAGGAATCCCTTACCATCAGCACCCGCTATCTCGAAGCAGATAAACTGGTGAGTATCAGCATTAAAGACAGCGGCATCGGCATGACGGACAAGGTGAAGGAAAAGATCTTCGAGCCTTTCTTTACCACCAAAGACGTGGGAGAAGGCACCGGGCTCGGGCTTTCCATCGTTTTCAGCATCATCGAAAAACACCATGGCCGGATACTTGTTGAGTCCGAGCCGGGTAAAGGAGCGGAATTTATTATATATTTACCACTTCATGTGCCGATTGTGCCTAGTGTTCAGAGCCAGAGTCAGAGTCAAATGTCCTAA
- a CDS encoding tetratricopeptide repeat-containing sensor histidine kinase — translation MNFRRPCLLWLLLLLFHAGMAQPSSRKADSLRQLISVTKSDTARGNLLVMLSDVLRPTDSAGAFRAAAEALRLQTAQRFTIGIAKARFNFGRVYYAYSQLDSSEAQYKAGLATVAGDTSLAAVAIRAKLTGNLGGIYGQRGMAEKELEMILSVIPMLEQARDTLSLAVANFNVGAKFYNGEQFTKAYGYLLKGIAFHRHRPSPQLTDALIAAAWCASDLDSLDAMRRHLDEARQHLDTTDHSMLAQFDIAQGLYFFRTKQYAAAEKSYLHALKASPDPFPLNTANALDALHDLYAAQGRYQSAKKIMEQYLALSRRINWANNILHGLQRLSGLEEKMNNPAAALQYLREYVQLNDSLKKEESDVRLHSLEMKYRATEQEKKILVLENESKQQQLNLQRNRAYIFLLLAGLLVAVLAALLIFIVYRNRHRSARQKEQLHYREMENIRQAQRLDNFSAMLEGQEMERKRLARDLHDGLGGTMASIRLKTADIADEAARGGDAKALHRIVAELDGASQELRRIAHNMMPETLLRFGLEAALKDLCAAIPQNGINIVFQGFGIQPDLPQPHQIMIYRLVQELVNNAVRHAGARNILVQCLQRDHELSVTVEDDGKGFDTNAPIPENSMGLQNIQARVDYLKGKLDIQSTPGTGTTVNIEIDVQQTTPGIATDH, via the coding sequence ATGAATTTCAGGCGCCCGTGTTTGTTATGGCTGCTGCTGCTATTGTTCCATGCCGGCATGGCACAACCCTCGTCCAGAAAAGCCGATAGTTTACGGCAGCTTATTTCCGTTACAAAGAGCGACACCGCCAGGGGCAACCTGCTGGTGATGTTATCGGATGTATTAAGGCCGACGGATTCCGCAGGGGCCTTCCGCGCGGCCGCAGAAGCCCTCCGTTTGCAAACGGCGCAACGCTTCACTATCGGCATCGCCAAAGCCCGTTTCAACTTCGGGAGGGTATATTATGCATACAGCCAACTCGACTCTTCGGAAGCGCAATACAAAGCCGGCCTCGCTACTGTTGCGGGCGATACCAGTCTCGCCGCCGTGGCCATCAGGGCCAAACTGACGGGCAACCTCGGCGGGATATACGGTCAGCGGGGAATGGCGGAAAAAGAACTCGAAATGATCCTAAGCGTAATCCCGATGCTGGAGCAGGCAAGAGATACACTTTCACTGGCCGTTGCCAATTTTAACGTGGGCGCAAAATTTTATAACGGGGAACAGTTTACCAAAGCTTACGGTTACCTCCTTAAAGGTATCGCCTTTCACCGTCACCGTCCTTCACCTCAGCTGACAGACGCACTGATCGCCGCGGCCTGGTGCGCCAGCGACCTCGACAGCCTCGATGCCATGCGTCGCCACCTCGACGAAGCGCGGCAACATCTCGACACCACTGACCACTCCATGTTGGCACAATTCGACATCGCACAGGGGCTCTATTTCTTCCGGACAAAACAATACGCAGCCGCCGAAAAATCGTACCTGCATGCTTTAAAAGCAAGCCCGGATCCCTTCCCCCTGAACACCGCCAACGCGCTCGATGCCCTGCACGATCTGTACGCGGCACAGGGGCGATACCAGTCCGCCAAAAAAATCATGGAACAATACCTCGCATTGTCGCGCCGCATCAACTGGGCGAACAACATACTGCACGGGCTGCAACGCCTTTCCGGGCTGGAAGAAAAAATGAACAATCCGGCGGCAGCGCTGCAGTACCTGCGGGAGTATGTGCAGTTGAACGACAGCCTCAAAAAGGAAGAAAGCGACGTTCGCCTGCATTCGCTGGAGATGAAATACCGGGCCACCGAGCAGGAAAAGAAGATCCTGGTGCTCGAAAATGAAAGCAAACAACAACAGCTCAACCTGCAGCGCAACCGCGCGTATATTTTTCTGTTGCTGGCGGGCTTGCTGGTAGCGGTACTGGCGGCGCTGCTCATTTTCATCGTGTACCGGAACAGGCATCGTTCCGCACGGCAAAAAGAGCAGCTGCACTACCGCGAAATGGAAAATATCAGGCAGGCGCAACGCCTCGATAATTTTTCGGCGATGCTGGAAGGGCAGGAAATGGAACGCAAAAGGCTCGCCCGCGACCTGCATGATGGCCTTGGCGGCACCATGGCCAGCATCCGGCTGAAGACGGCCGACATCGCCGATGAGGCCGCACGTGGCGGCGATGCGAAAGCCCTCCACCGGATAGTAGCGGAGCTCGACGGCGCATCACAGGAGCTACGGCGCATTGCGCATAACATGATGCCGGAAACATTGCTGCGGTTCGGGCTGGAGGCAGCGCTGAAAGATCTTTGCGCCGCTATTCCGCAAAATGGTATCAATATTGTGTTCCAGGGTTTCGGCATACAACCGGATCTGCCGCAGCCGCACCAGATCATGATCTACCGGCTGGTGCAGGAACTGGTGAACAATGCCGTCAGGCATGCGGGTGCGCGCAACATCCTGGTGCAATGCCTGCAAAGGGACCATGAACTGTCTGTCACCGTGGAAGACGACGGCAAAGGATTCGACACAAACGCTCCCATCCCGGAAAACAGCATGGGGTTACAGAATATTCAGGCACGTGTTGATTACCTGAAGGGGAAACTGGATATCCAGTCTACGCCCGGCACAGGCACAACGGTAAATATTGAGATCGATGTACAACAAACAACACCCGGTATCGCTACTGATCATTGA
- a CDS encoding trypsin-like peptidase domain-containing protein — MNKKTVFATIALVGAIVVGGFALSGKTGDLYHKITTDETQPLIRTAYSGPVNNQPVSFEQAADAAVPSVVHIRTVVKSRQVAQQQNPFEGMDDDIFRHFFGDGGGRRFQQPEQRASGSGVIISGDGYIVTNNHVVNGASDITVTLSNRKNYKAEVVGTDPNTDLALIKVDGKNLPVMPVGNSDDVKLGQWVMAIGYPLNLDVTVTQGIISAKSRNIGINRQAAAPVESFLQTDAAVNPGSSGGALVNTNGELIGINAAIASPTGSYAGYAYAIPSNLMKKVINDIKQFGSVQRGYLGISMAPENLDDAQKKELGIKDDEKGVFVAGIDPSGAAAAAGIKQGDVITHINGAPVGSGAQLSEQIARQKPGDKVKLSYLRNGSGQDAEVTLKGKMGAIAGAASATVQSLGADFATLPAGDAREMGIAGGVQVTDIGEGVLADQTNMKKGFVITRVGGMAVRSVDELKAALQRLSGNFQIEGMYPGSDKVYYYGINDY; from the coding sequence ATGAATAAAAAGACAGTATTTGCCACTATCGCACTTGTAGGGGCAATCGTTGTCGGCGGATTCGCCCTGAGCGGTAAAACCGGCGACCTATATCATAAAATCACTACCGACGAAACCCAGCCCCTGATCCGTACCGCTTATTCCGGCCCCGTCAACAACCAGCCGGTAAGCTTTGAACAGGCTGCCGACGCGGCGGTGCCTTCCGTGGTACACATCCGCACCGTGGTAAAATCCCGCCAGGTTGCACAGCAGCAAAACCCCTTTGAAGGAATGGACGACGATATTTTCCGCCACTTCTTCGGTGACGGGGGCGGCCGCCGCTTCCAGCAACCGGAACAGCGCGCCTCCGGCTCGGGTGTGATCATCAGCGGCGACGGGTACATCGTGACCAACAACCACGTGGTGAACGGCGCGTCCGATATCACGGTGACCCTTTCCAACCGAAAAAATTACAAAGCGGAAGTGGTGGGCACGGATCCCAATACAGACCTGGCCCTGATCAAGGTAGACGGTAAAAACCTGCCCGTGATGCCCGTGGGCAACTCGGACGATGTGAAGCTGGGCCAGTGGGTGATGGCCATCGGTTATCCCCTCAACCTCGACGTGACGGTGACCCAGGGCATCATCAGCGCCAAATCGCGTAACATCGGCATCAACCGCCAGGCGGCGGCGCCCGTGGAATCTTTCCTGCAAACAGACGCAGCGGTGAACCCGGGCAGTAGCGGCGGCGCGCTGGTGAACACCAACGGTGAGCTGATCGGCATCAATGCCGCCATCGCTTCACCCACCGGTTCCTACGCAGGCTATGCCTATGCCATCCCTTCCAACCTCATGAAAAAAGTGATCAACGATATCAAACAGTTCGGCAGCGTTCAGCGCGGTTACCTCGGCATCAGCATGGCGCCGGAAAACCTCGACGATGCGCAGAAAAAAGAACTGGGCATTAAAGACGACGAGAAAGGGGTATTCGTGGCCGGCATCGACCCCAGCGGCGCGGCTGCCGCGGCGGGCATCAAACAGGGCGACGTGATCACCCATATCAACGGCGCTCCCGTAGGCTCCGGCGCACAGCTGTCGGAACAGATCGCACGCCAGAAGCCGGGCGACAAAGTGAAGCTCAGCTACCTCCGGAATGGCTCCGGCCAGGATGCGGAAGTAACGCTGAAAGGTAAAATGGGCGCCATCGCCGGTGCCGCCAGCGCCACTGTCCAGTCGCTCGGCGCCGACTTCGCCACCCTGCCGGCCGGTGATGCCCGCGAAATGGGCATTGCAGGCGGTGTACAGGTGACCGACATCGGTGAAGGTGTACTGGCCGACCAGACGAACATGAAAAAAGGATTTGTGATCACGCGGGTGGGCGGTATGGCCGTTCGCAGCGTGGACGAACTGAAAGCGGCGTTGCAGCGCCTGAGCGGGAACTTCCAGATAGAAGGGATGTATCCGGGCAGCGACAAAGTATACTACTACGGTATTAACGACTATTGA